A genomic region of Venturia canescens isolate UGA chromosome 9, ASM1945775v1, whole genome shotgun sequence contains the following coding sequences:
- the LOC122415922 gene encoding uncharacterized protein, with product MNFRFGLIFLLVALVFAVAQVNSEEAEAGINKRSPDPLNVKAIVDAIKARLGRSAESMKMDRERRNPDPSILDVITDAVNSAMNAMG from the exons ATGAATTTCCGTTTTGGATTAATCTTCTTGCTTGTGGCACTGGTTTTCGCCGTTGCCCAAGTCAACTCTGAGGAAGCTGAAGCAGGCATCAACAAACG GAGTCCTGATCCATTGAATGTCAAGGCAATCGTCGATGCGATCAAGGCACGACT CGGGAGAAGCGctgaatcaatgaaaatggaCCGGGAACGCCG CAATCCTGATCCCAGCATTCTCGATGTCATCACGGACGCCGTCAACTCAGCCATGAACGCGATGGGTTAA
- the LOC122415923 gene encoding uncharacterized protein, with amino-acid sequence MNFRFGLIFLLVALVFAVAQVNSEEAEAGVNKRSPDPLNVKAIVDAIKARLGRSAESMKMDRERRNPDPSILDVITDAVNSAMNSMG; translated from the exons ATGAATTTCCGTTTTGGATTAATCTTTTTGCTCGTGGCACTGGTTTTCGCCGTTGCCCAAGTCAACTCTGAGGAAGCTGAAGCAGGCGTCAACAAACG GAGTCCTGATCCATTGAATGTCAAGGCAATCGTCGATGCGATCAAGGCACGACT CGGGAGAAGCGctgaatcaatgaaaatggaCCGGGAACGTCG CAATCCTGACCCCAGCATTCTCGATGTCATCACGGACGCCGTCAACTCAGCCATGAACTCGATGGGTTAA